The Halorubrum salinarum genome segment GATCGACTGGTAGCTCTCGAATCCGTTGTCCACGAGCTTGTCCGCGGTCGCCGGGCCGACGCCGGGGAGGTCCTCGAGTTCGTCTTCAGGCATGTACCCGGTCCTTGTTCGCCATCGGGTATAAAGACTGGTTTACACCCGAGTGAAAGTGAAACGGACGCGGCGAGTCCGCTCGCTCGCGGTCCGCTCGCTCTCGCACGGACTCGCCGGAGCGGACGCGCCGACCGGCCGGTGAAACTGGTCGGCGGGGCGCCGCCGCGGCGGGTGCGCGCCTCCGCCGTCGCCGCCGCGAAAAGGACGCTATGCCGGCCGACGCGGTCTCAGAAGCCGACGCGGCGGACGTAGTCGAGGTCGCGGATCTCCACGAGCAGGTCGCCGGACAGGTCGGCGTCGGTGATCACGTACAGCTTCGGGTCGTCGGTGAACTCGGGGTCCTCGCTCAGCACCTGTCGGATCGAGACGCCGCGGTCGGCCAGGATTCCGGTCACCTCGGCGACGATCCCGGCCTCGTCGGCGGCCGCGACCTCGATGGTGAGCACCGTGAGGTCCAAGACGGGAGCGAGATCCATCAGGCTCGGCACCGACGAGATGTTGGTGAAGATGCGCTTCAGCTCGGGGTCGGCCAGGATCGCGTCCGTCGTCGAGTCGACGACGCGGCGGTCGACGTCGAGCTCGCGCGCGATGCCGGTGTACGGGATCTCGATCCCGCCGGAGACGACCCGGCCCTCCTCGTTGACGGAGAAGCCGCGCTCCAGGAAGAGCCGGATCACCGCCTGCTGGCTGGGTGACCCCTCGAACTTCTCGAGGATCTCGTCGAACATTCGTTGCTACGGATCCGCGGGACGAGGGGTTAAAAAACGGGGTTCCGTCGCGGCGGTCAGTTCGCCATCGCCGAGTAGACGCCGCCGAGGACCGCGCCGTAGACGACGTGGCCGACGAGGCTCTCGACGCCGATGTTCGGCAGCGGAGGCGCGCCCGCGAAGCCAACGGCGCCCAGCCAGATCGGCATCACGACAACGGCGAGCGCGACCCACACGACGAGGCCGTAGCCCGCGCCGGCGCCGACACCTGTCCCGATCGAGTCGCCGAGAGCGGGTCTCAGACTCGTGATCGCGACGAATCCGAGACCGATGATCGCGCCGTGAGACACGTGGATCACCCAGCCGAGGGCGCCGGCGGGCCCCGCGATGCCGTACATCGCCGGGATCCCCATCTCGAGGACGCCGGGCGTCAGTATCGACATCATCGCGCCGAAGACGAGCGCTCCGACGATGCCGCCCGTTACGCCCGCTTGCCAGTGTCCGGTCTCGGTCGGTACGTCGGTCGCCGTCGCAGTTTCTGTCGCCATGTCACTCCTGAGGTGGGCAGAAAACCGGTAATAGCTGCCGGAATAATGCGATTCGCTCGCACCGGCCCCAAAGATATATATACTTATTGAAGCCTCTGGTATGGACTAAATCCGGTTCGTCCCCGCCGGACCACTTCCGCCCCGCCACCCCACCCCTTTTGCCCGATGGCGCCGAACCCCACCCCGTGTCAGAGTCGCCGCACCTGCGGTTCTTCCCGTACGAGGAGCCCTACCCGAACCAGCGCGAGGCGATGGACAGGGTCGCCAACGCGCTGGACCGGGGGCAGGACGTGCTGTTCGAGGGCGCGCCCGGGACGGGCAAGACGCTCTCCGCGCTCGTGCCCGCCCTGGAACACGCCCGCGAGCACGACCGCACGGTCGTCATCACGACCAACGTCCACCAGCAGATGCGGCAGTTCGTCGAGGACGCCCGCGCCATCACCCGCGAGGAACCCATCCGCGCGGTCGTCTTCAAGGGGAAGTCGTCGATGTGCCACATCGACGTCGACTACCAAGAGTGTCAGACCCTCCGGGACACCACCCGCGAGATGGTCGAGACGGAGTCGGACGTCCGCGAACTGGAGTCGCGACAGCGCGAGCTGTTAGCCGAGAGCCGCGAGGGCGACGCGGGCGCCGCGGAGGCCCGCGAGGCGATCATGGACGAGCTCGACGAGCTTGAGGCCGAGCTCGACGAGTACGAGGCCGCGAACGTCTGCGAACACTACCGGAACAACCTCACCCGCGACACCGACGAGTTCTTCGGGTGGCTGTTCGAGGACGTCCGAACGCCCGAGGACGTGTACGCGTACGCCGACGAGCGCGAGCTGTGCGGCTACGAGCTGCTGAAGGAGGGGATGGAGGGCGTCGACCTCGTCGTCTGTAACTACCACCACCTCCTCGACCCGAACATCCGCGAGCAGTTCTTCCGGTGGATCGACCGCGACCCGAGCGAGATAATCACCGTCTTCGACGAGGCGCACAACATCGAGGACGCCGCGCGCGACCACGCCACCCGGACGCTGACCGAGAACACCCTCGACGCCGCGCTCGACGAGCTGGCCGACAGCGACGACTCCCGCGCGGAGCCCGCGGAGAACGTCCTCCGCGCCTTCCGCGACGCCCTCGTCGAGACCTACGAGGACGGGCTCGGGTTCGGCGGGGTCGACGAGAACTGGGAGGACGTCTCGATCGCCAACGACGACCGCCGCGACGACCTCACGCTGGCGTTCCTCCGCAACTACGAGGGGCGGGGGATAGACACCGAGGCCGAGCTCGCCGTCCAGCTCGGCCAGGCGATAGACGAGGAGTACGAGCGCCGCTACCGCGACGGGGAGGCGACGACCCGCTCGGAGTCGCAGACGCTCGCGGCCGCCCGGTTCGTCGCGACGTGGATGGACGAGGGCGCGGAGTTCGGCCAGTACCCGGTGGTCTCCGTCCGGCGCGACGCGGGCACCGACGAGGTGTACGGGCGCGCGGAGCTGTACACCTGTATCCCGCGGAACGTCACCGGCGAGCTGTTCGACGAGGTGGCCGCCTCGGTCCTGATGAGCGCGACGCTGCGCCCGTTCGACGTGACCGAGGACGTGCTGGGGCTGGAGGACGCCGCGTCGATGGCCTACGAGATGGGCTACCCCGAGGCGAACCGCCGGACGTTCGCCGCCGACGTGCCGCCGCTTTTCGCCTCGGACCGCAACGACCCGGAGACCCAGGCGGCGGTGTCGTCGCTGCTCCGCGACGCGATCCGGTTCACCCCGGGCAACACGCTCGCCTTCTTCCCCTCGTACGCGGAGGCCGAGCGCTACCACGAGCGGCTCACCGGCCCGGGCGGCGCGGCGTCCGGCGCCGCCGCCCGGGGCTCCGGCGGGGCGGGCGCGGCCGACCTCGGCCCCGTCTACCTCGACGGCCCGGGCGAGGACGAGGAGCGGCTCCGCAGCGAGTTCGTCGAGAGCGACGGCGCCGCGCTGTTCACGTCGCTGTGGGGGACGCTCGGCGAGGGGGTGAGCTTCGACGGCGACGACGCCCGCACGGTCGTCGTCGTGGGCGTCCCGTACCCGCACCTCTCGGACCGCACCCAGGCCGTTCAGGACGCCTACGACCGGGCGTTCGCGGACCGCGACCGCGCCCGCGACCCGGGGTGGACCTACGCGGTCGAGATCCCGACGATCCGCAAGACCCGACAGGCGCTCGGGCGAGTGATCCGCGGCCCCGACGACTTCGGGGTGCGGATCCTCGCGGACCGCCGCTACACGACCGCCGACATGGGGAAGTACTCGGTCCGGTCCGCGTTCCCGCCCGAGGAGCGCGAGGAGCTGCTCGACGTCGACCCGACGAAGCTGAAGTTCGCGATGCTGAACTTCTACCAGGACCACGACGCCTACGACGGCCAGCCGCCGTCGCCGTGAGTCGGTCGCGGGCGGGGTCCGCCGCCGTACCGCGGTCCTTCGCGAGGACCGCCGCCGACCCTACCCCGGCATCGACGCAATCAGGATCGAGGCCACGAGCAGGAGCCCGCTGAGCAGCGTCGTGACCACGCCGTGGATCAGCGTCATCGCGAGCACCGTCCGCCGCGGCTGCTCGTAGCTCCACCAGAACATCGTCCCGTCGACGAGGAGCGCCGCGAGGAGGATGAGCGCCCCGGAGAGCTCGAACGCGTTCCCGACGACGCTGATCACGGCGGGCAGCGGCCCGACGTAGAGGGCGCGCCGGGGGTCGACGTCGCCGAGGACGTTCCGGGCCGCGATGTGCGCTGTCACGGAGAGGAACAGCGCCAACAGGACGGTCGTCCCGAGCACGGAGACCGGCGTCACCGTCTGTAAGAGCATGGTCGGCCTACGGGGCGACGACTAAAAGTGGTCGCGGAACGCGGCCGCGTCGGTCCCGCTCCCGTCGCGGGGTCGCGGCGTCACCCCAGCAGCCCGAGCCCGTTCAGCTCCTCGACGATCACGTCGACGGCGGCGGCCGCGTCGTCGGCGCTGGTGCCGCCGGTGACGACGACCTTGCCGCTGCCGAACAGCAGCGCGACGACCTCCGGCTCGTCGAGGCGGTAGACGAGCCCGGGGAACTGCTCCGGCTCGTACTCGATGTGCTCTAAGCCGAGGCCGATCGCGATCGCGTTCAGGTTCAGGCTCTCGCCGAGGTCGGCCGAGGTGACGATGTTCTGGACCGTTATCTCCGGGTCCTCGATGGGGATCTGGAGCGCGCGGAGCTCCCCGAACACGGTGTCGAGGCTCTCGTGGACCGCCTCGATCGAGTTCGCCCCCGTACAGACGATCTTCCCCGACCGGAAGATCAGCGCGGCCGATTTCGGGTCCGTGGTCCGGTAGACGAGCCCGGGGAACTGCTCGGGGTCGTAGTCGGCGCCCTCGAGGTCCATCGCGACGCTCTGGAGATCGAGCTCCTGTCCGATCCCCGTTGAGGCGACGACGTTCTCTACGGTGATCGTCTCCTTCGGGTCGGCCGTCATCACTTCGATTCTCGCCCGAGATCACTTAAATGGTGGCCGGCCGGAACCGCCACGCTATTGCCGCCGCCGCGCGGAGCCGTCGGCGTGTACTGGCTCGAACTCGCCGGCGAGACGGACGCCTTCGCGGCCCGCGAGGCCGCCACCGCCGCGACCGGCGTCGACCTCCTCGCGCCGGGCGTCGCGCGCACCGGCGGGATCGACCGCGATCACGCCGGTCGGCTCGCGTACACCCGCGCCGCGCACGAGGCGATCGCGCGGACGGACGCCGACGTCGACGCCGCGGCCGCCGCGCTCCGGGCCGCGTCGCTCGACCGCTCCGGGACCGTGGCGGTCCGCGCCCGCGACGTCCGGGCCACGGCCGGCGTCTCGACGGGGGCGGCCGAGCGCGCGCTCGGCAGCGTCCTCGTCGACCGCGGGTTCGAGGTCGACCTCGACGACCCTGATCACGTCCTCCGCGCGCTGTTCGCGGCCGGCCCGCGCGCCGAGCACGACGCGGTGGCCGGCGCGGACGGCGGCGACGCGGACCTGTGCGCCCTCGGCTGGGTCGCGGTCGAGGCGGCCCGCGACTTCGCGCCGGACCCCACCGACCGCCCCTTCTTCCAGCCGGGGAGCATGGCCCCGGCCGACGCCCGCGCCTACGCCAACCTCGCGGGCGCCGCCCCGGGCCGGACCCTCCTCGACACGATGTGCGGTACCGGCGGCCTCCCGCTGGAGGCCGGCCTCGTCGGCGCCGACGCCGTCGCCTGCGACGCGCAGGCGAAGATGGTCCGCGGCGCGCGGGAGAACCTCCGCGAGTACCTGGGCGAGGCCGGCGGCGACGGGGCCCCCGACTGGCACGTCGCGCGCGGCGACGCGACCGCGCTCCCCCTCCCCGACGACGCCGTCGACGGGGTCGCGTTCGACGCCCCGTACGGCCGGCAGTCGAAGATCGCTCGCCACGAGCTCGCGGACCTCGTCGGTGGCGCGCTCGACGAGGCCGCTCGGGTCGCGCCGCGCGCGGTGCTGGTTGCGGACCGCGACTGGCGCGCCCCCGCCCGCGCCGCCGGCTGGACCGTCGACGCCGCCTTCGAGCGCCGCGTCCACCGCTCGCTGACGCGCCACGTGCTGGTGTTGCGCCGCGGCGACGCGGGGTGATCGGCAGCGAGCGCGGCGGGGATTCCGCCGGACCGAGAGTGAACGACCGATCGGCGGAATCGCTTCTTTCGGAGGCTCGTGCGACAAGTTTCAGTTTCGCCCCGGCGCCGGGCAACGGTTAAGTGCGCGGCCTCTCGTGGTACTCGCATGACCGGGGACGCCGGGGACATGCTCTCGTGGGACGAGTCCGTGTTCCGCGATGAGTCGGTGTTCGAGATCGACCACGTCCCCGAGACGTTCCGCCACCGGGAGAGCCAGCTGGAGAACCTGAAGTACGCGCTCCGCCCCGCGGTCCGCGGCTCCCGCCCCCTCAACACGATGGTCCGCGGCCCGCCCGGCACCGGGAAGACCACCGCGGTCCAGAAGCTGTTCGGCGAGCTGGGCGCCCGGACCGAGGTCCGGACGGTGCGCGTCAACTGCCAGGTCGACTCGACACGCTACGCGGTGTTCTCCCGTCTGTTCGAGGGTATCTTCGAGTACGAGCCGCCCTCCTCCGGCATCTCCTTCAAGAAGCTGTTCGGCCAGATCACCGACCGGCTCGTCGAGGAGGACGAGGTCCTCGTCGTCGCCTTAGACGACGTGAACTACCTCTTCTACGAGAACGAGGCCTCCGACACCCTCTACTCGCTCCTGCGGGCCCACGAGGCCCACTCCGGCGCGAAGATCGGCGTCATCGTCGTCTCCTCGGACCTCGGCCTCGACGTGATCGACGACCTCGACACCCGGGTCCAGTCCGTCTTCCGCCCCGAGGAGGTGTACTTCCCCGTCTACGACGCGACCGAGATCTACGACATCCTCGCGGAGCGCGCCAAGCGCGGCTTCCACGAGGGCGTCATCGGCGACGCCGAGCTGGACCGCGTCGCGGACCTCACCGCCGAGAGCGGCGACCTCCGCGTCGGCATCGACCTCCTGCGCCGGGCCGGGCTCAACGCCGAGATGCGCGCCTCGAAGACGGTCTCCGAGGAGGACGTCGAGGACGCCTACGACAAGTCGAAGCACGTCCACCTCTCGCGGTCGCTCCGCGGCCTCTCCGACTCCGAGCGCGACCTCGTCCGGGTCCTCGCCGAACACGACGGCGAGCGCGCCGGCGCGGTGTACGACGCCTTCAACGACGCGACCGACCTCGGCTACACCCGCTACTCCGAGATCATCAACAAGCTCGACCAGCTCGGCGTGATCGACGCCGAGTACGCCGACGTCGATGGCCGCGGCCGCTCCCGCGAGCTCTCCCTCGCCTATGACGCGGAGGCGGTGCTGGACCGCTTGGAATAGCTCTCCCGCGCCCGCGCCTCGCCACCCCGACGCCTTTTCAACGCCGCCGCACGCAGTCGACCACATGAAGACGAGCGGCGGGAGCGACGCGATGAAGCGGCGCGCCGGCGAGTCGGCGGCCGAGGCGGTGACTGACGGAGACGTGGTCGGCCTAGGGACCGGGTCGACCGCGGCGCACGCCATCCGGCGCCTCGGCGACCGGGTCGACGCCGGCCTCGATATTCGGGGGGTCCCCACCTCCTTCGCGAGCCGCGAACTCGCGGCCGAGGCGGGAATTCCGCTCCTCGACCTCCCGGACGCGGTCGGCCCCGACGGACCGGGGATCGACGTCGCGATCGACGGCGCCGATCAGGTGGCGACGGGCGCGGAGGAGTCTGATTCCCCAGATTCCGGCGGCGCGCTGATCAAGGGGGGCGGCGCGGCCCACGCCCGCGAGAAGCTCGTCGACGCCGCCGCGGACCGCTTCCTCGTCGTCGCGGACCCCTCGAAGGAGTCGCCGCGGCTGGACCGGTCCGTGCCGGTCGAGGTGCTGCCCGCGGGGCGGACCGCGGTCGCGGCGGCGATCCGGGACGCGGGCGGCGAGCCGACGCTGCGCCGCGCGGAGCGGAAGGACGGCCCCATCGTGACGGACAACGGGAACCTCGTGCTGGACTGCGCGTTCGGCGAGATCGCCGACCCGGCCGCCCTGTCGGCGACGCTGTCGGCGGTCCCGGGCGTGGTCGAGCACGGGCTCTTCGTCGGGCTCGCGGACGAGGTTCACGTCGGGACGGAGTCCGGCGTCCGGGTCGACGAGGTCTGAACCGTCGTCGAGCGGCGACGCGGGCGACGGCGCGGTCGCTGGCCGGTCGGCGTTCAAATAAAATGGAACGGAAACGGGTCCGCCTTACAGGTCGCGCGGCTGGACCGTCTTCCGGTCGTTGGCCTCGGCGCGGCGCGCGGCGTCTTCGAGCAGCTCGTCCACTTCGTCGTCCAGCGCGTCGTAGAAGTCCGAAGCGACGTTCTTGTCGTCCAGGGCTTCCTTGACGGCCGCTTTGACAATGAGGTCTGCCATGCGATCGGGCCTACCCGGTGATGGTTAATAAGAGTTCCTGAATTCGCCCGCGAGGGACGCCGTGACGCCGGTTCGCGGGGGGCTGCGAGGATAGTCGCTTATAAGCCTTGTGGGATTCTCGTCCGCGCTCCGCCGCGACGGCGCTCGGAACCGCCTCGGATCCCGAGTCGGTCCGGCCTCGATCGAGTCGCACCCCCGTCGCGTGACGCCCGCGGGCTCGCTCCGCCTCCGGCCGATGTCGGCGCGCGGCGGGCCGGGCCGCGAACCGACAGGTTCGACCGGGGCCGCCGCGCACCACCGTCCATGCGAGAGACGCTGGCGGCGCTCGAAGCGGGCGACATCGGGATCGAGGAGGCGGAGTCGCGGCTCGCGGGCTACGCGACCACGGACGCGGGGCGGTTCGACGCCGCCCGCGAGCGGCGGCGCGGGATCCCCGAGGCGATCCTCGCGGAGGGGAAGACGCCCGCGGAGGTCGCCGCGCTGGCGACCACGGCGCTCGACACCACCGGCCGGGCGCTCGTGACCCGCGCGGACGAGGCCGCCGCGTCCGCGGTCGCCGCGGCTGTCGGCGACGCCGACGCGGACGCGACGGTCGACCGCGACGACCGCGCCGGCACCGTCGTCGTCCACGCCGCCGACTTCGAGCCCCCGTCGCTCGACGCCGCGGTCGCGGTCGTGGCCGCCGGCACCGCGGACGCGGCGGTCGCCGGCGAGGCGGCGGTCGTCGCCCGCGAGGTCGGGGCCGCGGTCGACCGGGTCGACGACGTGGGGGTCGCCAACCTCGACCGGATCCTCGACCAGGTCGACCGGGTCCGCGAGGCCGACGCGGTCGTGGTCGCGGCCGGCCGCGAGGGGGCCCTCCCGACCGTCGTCGCCGGCCTCGTCGACGCCCCCGTGATCGCCGCCCCCGTCTCGACCGGCTACGGGGTCGGCGGCGAGGGAGTCGCGGCGCTGGAGGGGGCGCTCCAGTCGTGCTCCGTGCTCACGACCGTCAACGTCGACGCCGGGTTCGTCGCCGGCGCGCAGGCCGGCCTGATCGCCCGCGCGGTCGACGCGGCCCGGGCCGAGTGAGGGCGCCCGTCTGCCGCGGTCGGCCCCCGAGCGGAGCCCCGGTCGACGGCGCGGATCGCCCCGTCGATGTCCCCCTCGATCGCCGCGGATCGCGGGGGGATTAAACGCGCGAATACCGGAAGTCGACGGGCCCGAGAAAGGGTATTTGTTCGTCCAGTCCCTACCGATCGTGCCGACGCACGTCGGCATCACATGCCACGCTGTGACCACTGCGGGTCGCACGTCTCGGACCGCTTCGCGCGCGTCTTCGCGGACGAGCACGGCGACCTGAACGCGTGCCCGAAGTGCTCCGCGAACGCGGGCATCGCCGAGGTGTCTCGCGAGCGGACGCGAACCGGGGACTGACCGCCGAACCGCCGATGTGAGACCGAGCGCACGGAGAGCGGCGGCTCCGTCCAGTCCCCCTTCCGGGCACATCCGTACCCACTTTGCGCTCGCGCTCGCACAGTCGGCCGTGGCCGACCACTACGTGTACGTGATCGAGTGCGCCGACGGCACCCTCTACACCGGGTACACGACCGACGTCGAGCGCCGCGTCGCCGAGCACGACGCCGGGGAGGGCGCGAAGTACACCCGCGGGCGGACCCCCGTAACGCTGCGTCACGTCGAGTCGTTCGACTCGCGGTCGGCGGCGATGTCGCGGGAGCACGCCGTCAAGTCGCTGTCGCGCGCCGAGAAGGAGCGGCTGATCGACGACGGGTAGGCCCCGTCTCGGAGCTACTCCACGAGGCGTTCGATCTCGGTGACGAGGATACCGGTCGCGCCCACCGAGCGCAGCTCCGAGATGGTCTCGAACACGTCGCGCTCGTCGACGACGGCGTGGACCGCGACCATCCCGTTGCCGTTCTCGTCGGCTTCCACGTCCATCACGGTCGGGCCCCCGAGCCCGGGGATCACGTCCTTCACCGCGTCGAGCCGCGCCTTGGGCGCGTTCATCATCAGGTAGCGGCGGCCGTCCGCCGCGAGGACCGACTCGAAGGCAGTCAGTACCTGCTCGACCTTCGGGTCGTCGACCACGTCCGGCCGGGCGAACAGGCGCACCGAGGAGTCGAGCACGTCGTCGATCACGGCCAAGCGGTTCACCTTCAGCGTCGTCCCCGTCGAGGTGATGTCGACGATGGCGTCGGCCATGTCGACGTGCGGCGTGAGTTCGGTCGCGCCCGTCACGGTGACCACGTCGGCGTCGACGCCCACGCGGTCGAGGTACGCCTCCGTGACGCTCGGGAACTCGGTGGCGACCGTCCGCCCGGCGAGGTCCTCGACGGCCGCCACGTCGCCGTCCTCCGGCGCCGCGAGGACGAGCTTACAGGAGCCGTACCCCAAGTCGAGCAGGTCGACGAGGTCGCCGTCGGCCGCCTCGTCCGCGGAATCGACGACGCCGCCCGACTCGGCCGCCTGGTCGAGGCCGGTGACGCCGAGGTCGGCGGCGCCGTCGCGGACGTACTCCGGGATGTCGGCCGCCCGCGCGAACAGCACCGTCACGTCCTCGTCGACGGTGTCGGCGTACAGCTGGCGGTCGGCGGTCTCCTCGACGTGGAGCCCCGCGCGCTCCAACAGCGAGAGCGTCGGCTCGTGTAGGCGGCCCTTGTTGGGGACGGCGATGCGCATACGCGACGACTCGCGGGGACAGGGGGAAACGTTTTCGTCCGGAGCGCGAGGCGGGTGTCGACGCGGGACTGTTTATAAACAAACGCCGTGGCGCGTGCCTCCGAGCGCCCGCAGGGCGTGAGGAGCACGCGCGAGGGAGTCGCTGGCGCCGACGGCGCCAGCGACGAGGCTGGGGAGGCGTGAGGTGCGGTGCTGTGTGGGGCGGGACTCAAAGGGGCAGCCGCGGGGGCCGCGTAGACGAAGTAAGCACCGCAACGAGGGAGCGAACGGAGTGAGCGACCGAGTGAGGAGCATAGCGAGTGTACGCGGCCCCCGCGGCTGGGGCTTTGGAGGTGTTCGCGGCCGGTCCGTGAGTGGCCGTTTGTGAGCGAGCGACCGGCCCTTTGGGGTGTTTGCCGTCGATCTACAATCGATTATTCACAGGCGAACCGCCGGTCGTGTCGAACCTCCTTCTGACCATCAAGTACGCGACGGGGAGACAGCCGGCGAACGCGACCGGCCAGACGGTCAGCTGCGAGATCGGGTCGGGCGGCGAGACGAGGCTCCCGACGACCAGCCCCGCGGGACCGGCGACGGCGACGATCGCGGTGGCCTCCTCCCACCGCGACGCCGGGTACCGTCGGGAGCGCCCGCGGCGCCACCACAGCATGTAGTACAACAGTACGATCCCCGAGACCGGGGCGAGGACGCCCCAGAACCCCGGGTGGTCGCTTCCGCGGGCGTGCGAGTCGAAGTTGACCCACGCGCCGATCGCGACCCAGACGAGCAGGAAGCAGAGGACGCCGACGGCGACGGCGGGCGTGAGTTGGAGGGACACGCCTCCGTGTGCGTCCGGGCGACAGGTAGGTCTTTTCGCCGAATCCGAGACGCTCCGTCGCGGTCGCGTCGTCGCCGTCGTCCCCGTGGCCGCGCCGCTCAAGTGTATCGCCGCCCAACGACGCGTATCGTGAGCGACGCCGACTCCCCCCTCTCGGAGGACCGCCCGACCGTCGACCGCCCGCTCCGCGTCGACGCCCCGTTCGAGCCCGCGGGCGACCAGCCCGAGGCCATCGAGGGGCTGGTCGAGGGGTTCGAGTCGGGCGCCGACAAGCAGACGCTGCTCGGCGTGACGGGGTCCGGGAAGACGAACACCGTCTCGTGGGTCGCCGAGGAGCTCGATCAGCCGACGCTCGTCCTCGCCCACAACAAGACGCTCGCGGCCCAGCTGTACGAGGAATTCCGCGAGCTGTTCCCGGACAACGCCGTCGAGTACTTCGTCTCCTACTACGACTACTACCAGCCGGAGGCGTACGTCGAGCAGACGGACACGTTCATCGACAAGGAGATGTCGATCAACGAGGAGATCGACCGCCTCCGCCACTCCGCGACGCGCTCGCTGCTCACCAGGGACGACGTGATCGTCGTCGCGAGCGTCTCGGCCATCTACGGGCTCGGGGACCCGCAGAACTACCGCGACATGGCGCTGCGGTTGGAGGTCGGCGAGCGGATCGGCCGCGAGGAGCTGCTCACCCGGCTCGTCGACCTGAACTACGAGCGCAACGACGTGGACTTCACGCAGGGCACGTTCCGCGTTCGCGGCGACACCGTCGAGATCTACCCGATGTACGGCCGGTACGCGGTCCGGGTCGAGCTGTGGGGCGACGAGATCGACCGGATGATCAAGGTCGACCCGATGCACGGCGAGGTCGTGAGCGAGGAGCCGGCGGTGATGCTCCACCCGGCGGAGCACTACTCGATCCCGGACGACAAGCTGGAGCAGGCGATCGCCGAGATCGAGGACCTGATGGAGAAGCGGGTCAGCTACTTCGAGCGGCAGGGCGACCTCGTGGCGGCCCAGCGCATCGAGGAGCGTACCACCTTCGATATCGAGATGCTGCGGGAGGCGGGCTACTGCTCCGGGATCGAGAACTACTCGGTCCACATGGACGACCGCGAGTCGGGCGACGCCCCGTACACCCTGCTCGATTACTTCCCCGACGACTTCCTCACCGTCGTCGACGAGTCCCACCAGACGATCCCCCAGATCAAAGGGCAGTACGAGGGCGACAAGTCGCGGAAGGACTCGCTGGTCGAGAACGGGTTCCGGCTCCCGACCGCGTACGACAACCGCCCCCTGACGTTCGAGGAGTTCGAGGAGAAGACGGACCGAACCCTCTACGTCTCGGCGACGCCCGGCGACTACGAGCGCGAGACCTCGGATCAGATCGTCGAGCAGATCGTCCGCCCGACCCACCTCGTCGACCCGAAGGTGGAGGTGACCGACGCGACGGGGCAGGTCGACGACCTCCTCGACCGCGTCGACGACCGGATCGAGCGCGACGA includes the following:
- a CDS encoding DUF1931 family protein, coding for MADLIVKAAVKEALDDKNVASDFYDALDDEVDELLEDAARRAEANDRKTVQPRDL
- the larB gene encoding nickel pincer cofactor biosynthesis protein LarB, with amino-acid sequence MRETLAALEAGDIGIEEAESRLAGYATTDAGRFDAARERRRGIPEAILAEGKTPAEVAALATTALDTTGRALVTRADEAAASAVAAAVGDADADATVDRDDRAGTVVVHAADFEPPSLDAAVAVVAAGTADAAVAGEAAVVAREVGAAVDRVDDVGVANLDRILDQVDRVREADAVVVAAGREGALPTVVAGLVDAPVIAAPVSTGYGVGGEGVAALEGALQSCSVLTTVNVDAGFVAGAQAGLIARAVDAARAE
- a CDS encoding DUF7563 family protein — protein: MPRCDHCGSHVSDRFARVFADEHGDLNACPKCSANAGIAEVSRERTRTGD
- a CDS encoding GIY-YIG nuclease family protein: MADHYVYVIECADGTLYTGYTTDVERRVAEHDAGEGAKYTRGRTPVTLRHVESFDSRSAAMSREHAVKSLSRAEKERLIDDG
- the hisG gene encoding ATP phosphoribosyltransferase; translated protein: MRIAVPNKGRLHEPTLSLLERAGLHVEETADRQLYADTVDEDVTVLFARAADIPEYVRDGAADLGVTGLDQAAESGGVVDSADEAADGDLVDLLDLGYGSCKLVLAAPEDGDVAAVEDLAGRTVATEFPSVTEAYLDRVGVDADVVTVTGATELTPHVDMADAIVDITSTGTTLKVNRLAVIDDVLDSSVRLFARPDVVDDPKVEQVLTAFESVLAADGRRYLMMNAPKARLDAVKDVIPGLGGPTVMDVEADENGNGMVAVHAVVDERDVFETISELRSVGATGILVTEIERLVE
- the uvrB gene encoding excinuclease ABC subunit UvrB, with the translated sequence MSDADSPLSEDRPTVDRPLRVDAPFEPAGDQPEAIEGLVEGFESGADKQTLLGVTGSGKTNTVSWVAEELDQPTLVLAHNKTLAAQLYEEFRELFPDNAVEYFVSYYDYYQPEAYVEQTDTFIDKEMSINEEIDRLRHSATRSLLTRDDVIVVASVSAIYGLGDPQNYRDMALRLEVGERIGREELLTRLVDLNYERNDVDFTQGTFRVRGDTVEIYPMYGRYAVRVELWGDEIDRMIKVDPMHGEVVSEEPAVMLHPAEHYSIPDDKLEQAIAEIEDLMEKRVSYFERQGDLVAAQRIEERTTFDIEMLREAGYCSGIENYSVHMDDRESGDAPYTLLDYFPDDFLTVVDESHQTIPQIKGQYEGDKSRKDSLVENGFRLPTAYDNRPLTFEEFEEKTDRTLYVSATPGDYERETSDQIVEQIVRPTHLVDPKVEVTDATGQVDDLLDRVDDRIERDERVLVTTLTKRMAEDLTEYLEEAGVDVAYMHDETDTLERHEIIRDLRLGNIDVLVGINLLREGLDIPEVSLVAILDADQEGFLRSTTTLVQTMGRAARNVNGEVVLYADEVTDSMEAAIEETQRRREIQLEYNEEHGYEATTIDKPVSETNLPGSKTDTSNVSVGDVESEDEAKAQIEALEDRMDEAASNLEFELAADIRDRIAELRRAFEIDAGDEGVPAPAIDE